From a region of the Helianthus annuus cultivar XRQ/B chromosome 5, HanXRQr2.0-SUNRISE, whole genome shotgun sequence genome:
- the LOC110941643 gene encoding cytochrome P450 Tp4149 has product MSFNLQVFLFYSLPIIFALLVSKLYFSSRKSHKNLPPSPPRLPLIGNLHQLGSSTHRVLQSMAQTYGPLMLLHFGTVPVIVASSADAAREITKTHDVIFSNRPFINIAHRLFYNSKDIGFAQYGEYWRQVKSIAVLHLLSNKRVQSFQQVREDEVAHLIKKIQESNESVIDLCELLISLTNNVISRVALGRTYEGMGVNYKNIPVRIGAMLGRFSVGSYIPWLAWVDRLTGLHREADQLAKEIDEFYEGVIEEHVNKKVTDVEGQDLVDILLDLQRDNSTGFVIERYTIKGIIMDLFGAGTETTFTNLEWAISELLKNPHAMKELQQEARKIGKGRLMIPEDDIDKMPYLKAVIKETLRLHVPVPLLIPHESTKDVNLLGYDIPSGTQVMINAWAIARDPSIWEQPDEFRPERFLNTPTDYKGFHFEFIPFGAGRRKCPGMGFAIAINELALANLVYKFEFALGEEGLDMTESDGVTAHRKYPILVTATPFLGDSM; this is encoded by the exons ATGTCTTTCAACCTACAAGTTTTTCTCTTTTATTCTCTTCCTATAATTTTTGCCTTGCTTGTTTCGAAATTATATTTTTCTTCCAGAAAATCCCATAAAAACCTACCTCCATCTCCACCAAGGTTACCATTAATAGGAAACCTTCACCAATTAGGCTCAAGTACACACCGTGTCCTCCAATCCATGGCTCAGACGTATGGTCCCCTCATGTTGCTTCACTTTGGTACCGTACCAGTAATTGTAGCCTCTTCTGCTGATGCGGCTAGAGAGATTACCAAAACCCATGATGTAATATTTTCAAATAGACCATTTATAAACATCGCTCATAGACTTTTTTATAACTCAAAAGATATAGGTTTTGCTCAATATGGAGAGTATTGGAGGCAGGTGAAAAGCATTGCCGTCCTCCATCTTTTAAGCAACAAAAGGGTTCAGTCATTTCAACAAGTGAGAGAGGACGAGGTGGCCCACTTAATCAAGAAGATTCAAGAATCCAATGAATCCGTTATTGATTTGTGTGAATTGCTTATTTCACTTACAAATAACGTAATTAGTAGGGTGGCTCTAGGAAGGACATATGAAGGGATGGGGGTTAATTACAAAAACATCCCAGTCCGGATTGGGGCGATGTTAGGACGCTTTTCTGTTGGTAGTTATATTCCATGGCTAGCGTGGGTAGATAGACTCACTGGGTTACATCGAGAAGCTGATCAACTTGCTAAggaaattgatgagttttatgaGGGTGTCATTGAGGAGCATGTGAACAAGAAAGTGACTGATGTGGAAGGCCAAGATCTTGTTGATATCTTATTAGACCTTCAAAGAGATAACTCGACAGGTTTTGTTATTGAAAGATACACAATCAAGGGTATCATCATG GACTTATTTGGTGCTGGCACTGAAACCACATTCACCAACCTAGAGTGGGCAATTAGTGAGCTCCTAAAAAACCCCCATGCAATGAAAGAACTGCAACAAGAGGCACGCAAAATAGGCAAAGGAAGATTAATGATCCCAGAAGACGACATAGACAAAATGCCATACCTAAAAGCTGTCATCAAAGAAACTCTACGACTACATGTTCCGGTTCCACTGCTCATTCCCCATGAATCAACAAAAGACGTCAACCTACTCGGCTACGACATCCCATCAGGTACACAAGTAATGATTAACGCATGGGCGATAGCAAGAGATCCGTCAATATGGGAACAACCTGATGAGTTTAGACCAGAGAGGTTCTTGAACACCCCTACAGATTATAAAGGTTTTCATTTCGAGTTCATACCATTTGGTGCTGGAAGACGCAAATGTCCTGGTATGGGTTTTGCAATAGCTATTAACGAGCTTGCTTTGGCAAAtttagtctacaagtttgaattTGCATTGGGTGAAGAGGGTTTGGACATGACCGAGAGTGACGGTGTGACCGCTCATAGGAAGTATCCTATACTTGTAACTGCAACCCCTTTTCTCGGTGACTCCATGTGA
- the LOC110941644 gene encoding cytochrome P450 71A2, with the protein MSLDFQVFLFSSLQLLLAILLLKLYFSSSKSHINLPPSPPKLPLIGNLHQLGSGTHRILQSMAQTYGPLMLLHFGTVPVVVASSVDAARDIMKTHDIIFSNRPFLNIANRLFYNSKDIAFSKYGEYWRQVKSISVLHLLSNKRVKSYRQVREDEVAHMIKKIQGANESVVNLSELLISLTNNVISRVALGRTYEGMGVNYKNIPVQIGAILGRFSIGSYIPQLAWVDRLTGLHREADQLAKEIDEFYEGVIEEHVNKKVVGVEGQDLVDILLELQRDNSSSFPLERYTVKAIIMDVFGAGTDTTFASLEWAISELLRNPHTMKELQQEARKIGQGRLTIPEEDIEKMPYLKAVLKEALRLHVPVPLLIPRESTKEVKLLGYDIPAHTQVMINAWAIARDPSIWEEPEEFRPERFLNIRTDYKGFDFELIPFGAGRRMCPGISFAETIMELALANLVYKFEFTLPNEDGLDMTELDSITLHRKFPILVIPTPCE; encoded by the exons ATGTCTTTGGACTTTCAAGtttttctcttttcttctcttcaaTTACTTCTTGCTATACTTCTTTTGAAATTGTATTTTTCTTCCTCAAAATCCCACATAAACCTACCACCATCTCCACCAAAGTTACCACTAATAGGAAACCTTCACCAATTAGGCTCGGGCACGCACCGCATCCTTCAATCCATGGCTCAAACCTATGGTCCACTCATGTTGCTTCACTTTGGTACTGTGCCGGTAGTTGTAGCTTCTTCTGTTGATGCAGCTAGAGATATTATGAAAACCCATGATATAATATTTTCAAATAGGCCATTTCTAAACATCGCTAATAGACTTTTTTATAATTCAAAAGATATAGCTTTTTCCAAATATGGAGAGTATTGGAGGCAAGTAAAAAGCATTTCCGTACTCCACCTTCTAAGTAACAAAAGGGTTAAGTCATATCGACAAGTGAGAGAGGACGAGGTAGCTCATATGATAAAAAAGATCCAAGGAGCTAATGAGTCGGTTGTTAATTTGAGTGAGTTGCTAATTTCACTTACAAATAACGTAATTAGTAGGGTGGCTCTAGGAAGGACATATGAAGGGATGGGGGTTAACTACAAAAACATCCCGGTCCAGATTGGGGCGATTTTAGGACGCTTTTCTATCGGTAGTTATATCCCGCAGCTAGCGTGGGTTGATAGACTGACTGGGTTACATCGAGAAGCTGATCAACTTGCTAaagaaattgatgagttttatgaGGGTGTCATTGAGGAACACGTGAACAAGAAAGTGGTTGGTGTGGAAGGCCAAGATCTTGTTGATATCTTATTAGAACTTCAAAGAGATAACTCATCGAGTTTTCCTCTTGAAAGATATACGGTTAAGGCTATCATCATG GACGTATTTGGTGCTGGCACGGATACTACATTCGCCAGCTTAGAGTGGGCAATTAGCGAATTGTTACGAAACCCGCATACCATGAAAGAATTGCAACAAGAGGCACGCAAAATAGGACAAGGAAGATTAACGATCCCCGAAGAAGACATAGAAAAAATGCCCTACCTAAAAGCCGTCCTCAAAGAAGCGCTACGACTACATGTTCCAGTTCCACTACTCATTCCCCGTGAATCAACAAAAGAAGTCAAACTACTCGGCTATGACATCCCAGCACATACACAAGTAATGATTAATGCATGGGCGATAGCAAGAGATCCTTCAATATGGGAAGAACCCGAAGAGTTTAGACCAGAGAGGTTCTTAAACATCCGTACCGATTATAAAGGTTTTGATTTCGAGTTGATACCATTTGGTGCTGGACGACGCATGTGTCCTGGTATTAGTTTCGCAGAGACTATTATGGAGCTTGCTTTGGCAAATTTAGTATATAAGTTTGAATTTACATTGCCAAATGAAGATGGTTTGGATATGACTGAACTTGATAGTATCACCCTCCATAGGAAGTTTCCAATACTTGTCATACCAACTCCTTGCGAGTAA